The following proteins come from a genomic window of Sorex araneus isolate mSorAra2 chromosome 1, mSorAra2.pri, whole genome shotgun sequence:
- the PURG gene encoding purine-rich element-binding protein gamma, with the protein MERARRRGGGGGRGRGGKTAGGPGPGRSRLYPPAQPPRYPHYAAAAPPGPPAAAAAAGAADIQELASKRVDIQRKRFYLDVKQSPRGRFLKVAEVWVGRGRQDSLRKSKLTLSLRAAAELRGCLGAFIEHYARLGLRAPGRDARLRAAAPAPASPPGSPGSDGPPRGVLKTDCIERDHRRYFLDLKENQRGRFLRIRQAAARGAGPPGPPGAEPTVVLPAQGMIEFRDALAQLLEDYGEADAEEPGARREPPLPEGAALRVDNKRFYFDVGANKYGVFLKVSEVRPPYRNTITVPFRAWTRFGENFIRYEEEMRRLCGARRDPGGDGGGAGADEQGCPG; encoded by the coding sequence ATGGAAAGAGCCCGGCggaggggcggcggcggcggccgcgggcgcGGCGGCAAGACGGCggggggcccgggcccgggccggAGTAGACTCTACCCGCCCGCGCAGCCCCCGCGCTACCCGCACTACGCGGCCGCGGCGCCCCCCGGgccgccggcggcggcggcggcggcgggcgccgcGGACATCCAGGAGCTGGCCTCGAAGCGCGTGGACATCCAGAGGAAACGCTTCTACCTGGACGTGAAGCAGAGCCCGCGCGGCCGCTTCCTGAAGGTGGCCGAGGTGTGGGTGGGCCGCGGGCGCCAGGACAGCCTGCGCAAGAGCAAACTCACGCTCTCGCTGCGCGCCGCCGCCGAGCTGCGCGGCTGCCTGGGCGCCTTCATCGAGCACTACGCGCGCCTGGGCCTGCGCGCGCCCGGCCGCGACGCGCGCCTccgcgccgccgcgcccgcgcctgCCTCGCCACCCGGCTCGCCGGGCTCGGACGGGCCCCCGCGCGGCGTGCTCAAGACCGACTGCATCGAGCGCGACCACCGCCGCTATTTCTTGGACCTCAAGGAGAACCAGCGCGGCCGCTTCCTGCGCATCCGCCAGGCGGCGGCGCGCGGCGCGGGCCCGCCGGGGCCCCCGGGCGCCGAGCCCACCGTGGTGCTGCCCGCGCAGGGCATGATCGAGTTCCGCGACGCGCTGGCGCAGCTGCTCGAGGACTATGGCGAGGCGGACGCCGAGGAGCCGGGCGCGCGCCGCGAGCCGCCGCTGCCCGAGGGCGCCGCGCTGCGCGTGGACAACAAGCGCTTCTACTTCGACGTGGGCGCCAACAAGTACGGCGTCTTCCTGAAGGTAAGTGAGGTGAGGCCGCCCTACCGCAACACCATCACCGTGCCCTTCCGCGCCTGGACGCGCTTCGGCGAGAACTTCATCCGCTACGAGGAGGAGATGCGCCGGCTCTGCGGCGCGCGCCGGGACCCGGGCGGCgacggcgggggcgcgggcgccgaCGAGCAGGGCTGTCCCGGCTAG